The proteins below come from a single Drosophila miranda strain MSH22 chromosome Y unlocalized genomic scaffold, D.miranda_PacBio2.1 Contig_Y1_pilon, whole genome shotgun sequence genomic window:
- the LOC117190551 gene encoding uncharacterized protein LOC117190551 has product MANSSGGGYTIPTGTLSILPIAANAQLPTITTTASGYEPNDVITTIPVSLSIQRFPSSLSIVDLAQEQDGYSNSGSSNGMTVGPGAGGGITTTALLSVKPLNGSGNGNISPNNSFSLSFNLQDPTVRSSVRSAGAPTVDTVDNSSSGGTIALPQSGATATATATSATSTLAKHSPEAKTGEVYV; this is encoded by the exons AtggccaacagcagcggcggcgggtaCACCATTCCCACGGGGACCCTGAGCATCCTTCCCATCGCGGCGAACGCCCAGCTGCCGACCATCACGACAACGGCCAGTGGCTACGAGCCCAATGACGTCATCACCACGATCCCCGTCTCGCTCTCCATTCAGCGCTTCCCCTCGTCCCTGTCCATCGTGGACCTGGCCCAGGAGCAggacggctacagcaacagtggCTCCAGCAACGGCATGACCGTGGGGCCAGGTGCGGGCGGCGGCATCACCACCACGGCCCTCCTGTCCGTGAAGCCCctgaacggcagcggcaacggcaacatttCGCCGAACAACAGCTTCAGTCTGAGCTTCAACCTGCAGGACCCCACAGTGCGCTCCTCGGTGCGTTCGGCAG GAGCCCCCACAGTGGATACAGTGGACAACTCTTCATCCGGTGGCACGATCGCCCTGCCCCAGAGCGGcgccacggcaacggcaacggccacgAGTGCTACCTCAACCCTCGCCAAACACAGTCCCGAGGCCAAGACAGGAGAGGTCTATGTCTGA